In Haemorhous mexicanus isolate bHaeMex1 chromosome 6, bHaeMex1.pri, whole genome shotgun sequence, a single window of DNA contains:
- the G2E3 gene encoding G2/M phase-specific E3 ubiquitin-protein ligase: MSKTDNFDVQSTKICVLCGRTDDCPEKYGEKRTYVEYNLTVHYYCLLMSSGIWQRGEEDEGVDGFLITDIRKEVKRAAKLKCNICKKKGASIGCVAPKCKRSYHFPCGLQKECIFQFMEDFRSYCWEHRPVQVFMDKEPRGASQCTICLDLVEHLPVYTVLKSPCCKNAWFHRECLQYQALSAGIFFFRCTVCNNKDKFQKEMLRMGIHIPERDASWELEENAYQDLLHCYQHCDVKRCLCKKGRDYNEPDSKWEIKRCQDCGSRGTHLACSSMKSWEQNWECMECRSIFAKSGKYSKRKKRALAASEKTNGTPCLLEEPPPKSPRQSSGSPRSFLLQSPKIMCQNLSPCSQLEQPASNRVTVSPSPVMSNQNWSLRHKYLRQQRKDVCNILKELKVQVKTKPTRLNINTENIWSSALKGFRQRIFSPTNTIEVNFSNCKNRSKTNTSAASKHHFFQVLMLHLQNSSLFEGSSGKNLTLDFQALKENLYFEAGKMIAVSLVHGGPPPGFFSKTLFKCLVYGPENVKPSLEDVADVDVAQTIKTIKYANSLSSLQSTLQDCCEFLTAAGCLRPVTALCDKNMLVNDILIYHVIKRITLPLESFGQGLKTLGVLEKMQRHPDVFSSILCHKPESLSAETVYNLFTIHSSSDVNKVEGADFWMGYLQDVESGDSVVTLEDILLFVTGSSYIPSIGFDPEPTIKFLHIRYPIGNRLLNCLELPRTTTYQEFKNKMELTIRNTLRDERE, encoded by the exons ATGAGTAAAACGGATAATTTTGATGTTCAAAGCACAAAAA TCTGTGTTCTCTGTGGACGGACGGATGACTGCCCTGAAAAGTATGGAGAAAAAAGGACCTATGTGGAATACAATCTCACTGTTCATTATTACTGTTTG TTGATGTCAAGTGGCATTTGGCAGAGGGGTGAAGAAGATGAAGGTGTAGATGGATTTTTGATCACAGATATTagaaaagaagtaaaaagagCTGCAAAACTG AAATGTAATATCTGTAAGAAAAAGGGAGCTTCAATTGGATGTGTAGCTCCTAAATGCAAACGGAGTTACCATTTTCCTTGTGGGTTACAAAAGGAATGCATTTTCCAGTTTATGGAAGACTTCAG ATCTTACTGTTGGGAACATAGACCAGTCCAAGTATTTATGGATAAAGAGCCTAGAGGAGCTTCACAGTGCACAATATGCCTGGATTTGGTTGAACATCTTCCAGTGTACACTGTATTGAAAAGTCCTTGTTGTAAAAATGCTTGGTTTCATCGAGAATGCTTGCAG TATCAAGCTTTGAGTGCTGGGATATTTTTCTTTAGGTGCACAGTATGTAATAACAAGGAcaaatttcaaaaagaaatgttgAGAATGGGCATACACATTCCAGAAAG GGATGCATCTTGGGAACTTGAAGAAAATGCATATCAAGACTTACTGCATTGTTATCAACACTGTGATGTTAAAAGGTGTCTCTGCAAGAAAGGAAGAGACTATAATGAACCTGACAG taAATGGGAAATTAAGCGTTGCCAGGACTGCGGTTCTCGTGGGACTCATTTGGCCTGTTCATCTATGAAGTCATGGGAGCAAAACTGGGAGTGCATGGAATGCAGAAGTATCTTTGCAAAATCAG GGAAGTATAGCAAACGGAAAAAGCGTGCTTTGGCTGCCTCTGAAAAGACAAATGGAACACCTTGTTTGCTGGAAGAGCCACCTCCAAAGTCCCCTCGGCAGTCATCTGGATCTCCACGCAGTTTTCTACTCCA ATCACCAAAGATAATGTGCCAGAACTTGTCACCTTGCTCACAGCTAGAACAGCCAGCATCCAACAGAGTGACAGTGTCCCCATCTCCAGTGATGTCAAACCAGAACTGGTCCCTGAGGCACAa GTATTTAAGACAGCAAAGAAAGGATGTTTGTAATATACTGAAGGAGTTAAAGGTACaagttaaaacaaaaccaacaagaCTTAACAtcaacacagaaaatatttggagTAGTGCTTTAAAAGGATTTAGACAGCGCATCTTCAGTCCTACAAACACTATTGAAGTAAATTTCTCAAACTGCAAAAATAGATCGAAGACAAATACTTCTGCTGCATCAAAACACCATTTCTTCCAAGTATTAATGCTTCATCTTCAGAATTCATCATTGTTTGAGGGCTCTTCTGGAAAGAACTTGACCCTTGATTTTCAGG CTctaaaagaaaatctttattttgaGGCTGGTAAAATGATTGCCGTTTCTCTGGTTCATGGTGGTCCACCTCCtggtttcttttccaaaacGCTGTTCAAATGTCTTGTCTATGGTCCAGAGAATGTGAAGCCATCTTTAGAAGACGTTGCTGATGTTGATGTAGCACAAACAATAAAAACG ATCAAATATGCAAATAGTCTGTCCAGCCTACAGTCTACACTACAGGACTGCTGTGAattcctcactgctgctggctgtttAAGACCTGTAACAGCTTTGTGTGATAAGAACATGCTGGTGAATGACATACTGATCTATCATGTAATCAAGAGAATTACTTTACCTCTAgaaag TTTTGGGCAGGGTTTGAAAACGCTTGGTGTTCTGGAGAAAATGCAAAGGCACCCAGATGTGTTCTCTAGCATATTGTGCCACAAACCCGAAAGCCTTTCAGCAGAAACTGTTTACAATCTCTTTACAATCCATTCCTCATCAGATGTAAATAAAGTTGAAGGTGCTGATTTTTGGATGGGCTATTTGCAAGATGTGGAAA GTGGTGACTCTGTAGTGACATTGGAGGATATTCTGCTCTTCGTAACAGGCTCCTCTTATATACCATCCATTGGTTTTGATCCTGAACCTACTATTAAATTTTTGCATATAAGGTATCCCATTGGAAACAGACTTCTTAATTGCTTAGAGCTTCCTAGAACAACGACGTATCAGGagttcaaaaataaaatggagcTCACCATCAGAAACACACTAAGAGATGAAAGGGAGTAA